A region of Planctomycetia bacterium DNA encodes the following proteins:
- the nadB gene encoding L-aspartate oxidase: MIPPFIGPRHLVAFSPKRIPHCFTDVLILGGGLAGLRAALAVDPRLTVTVVTKDDLQGSSSQWAQGGIAGVVDPEDRFDNHVADTLSAGGGLCHADVVDAVIREAPTRIAELIAWGTRFDATNGALELGREGGHSHRRIVHALGDATGREVMRAVIERTRGLANLEVWPDTFTIDLVTHEGACRGAIVWHPAHGKTIVWARRTILATGGAGQLYRESTNPPGASGDGLALAWRAGAELRDMEFMQFHPTVLYIAGGSRSLITEAVRGAGAHLVDRDGRRFMPDFDPRAELAPRDVVSRAITVVMHRTHHANVYLDLSHLDADLVRRQFPGMAAVCAKFGLDLARDRIPVRPGAHYMIGGVTVDADGRTTVPGLLAAGEVTSSGLHGANRLASNSLLEGLVYGGRAGAAASADALAVAASGAEEFRLPPISFPRAADVGGDAQGALDLADIRNSLRALMWRQVGVERAEEPLAEALETVEGWCRYVLPRQFADPQGWQLQNMLEVARLMIRSGLVRRETRGVHFRSDHPRADDAWRSHIVWRRDVTEPFLEPIPPAPVAAAGELLGHHGPRPLR, encoded by the coding sequence ATGATCCCGCCGTTCATCGGCCCGCGGCACCTCGTGGCCTTCAGCCCGAAGCGGATCCCGCACTGCTTCACCGACGTGCTCATCCTCGGCGGCGGCCTGGCCGGGCTGCGGGCGGCGCTGGCGGTCGATCCGCGGCTCACCGTGACCGTGGTGACGAAGGACGACCTGCAGGGCTCGTCGAGCCAGTGGGCCCAGGGGGGCATCGCCGGCGTCGTTGATCCCGAGGATCGCTTCGACAACCACGTCGCCGACACGCTCAGCGCCGGGGGCGGCCTGTGCCACGCGGACGTCGTCGACGCGGTCATCCGCGAGGCCCCGACGCGGATCGCCGAACTGATCGCCTGGGGCACCCGGTTCGACGCCACGAACGGCGCCCTGGAGCTGGGCCGCGAGGGGGGGCACAGCCACCGGCGGATCGTCCACGCGCTCGGCGACGCGACGGGCCGCGAGGTGATGCGGGCCGTCATCGAACGGACCCGCGGCCTGGCCAACCTCGAGGTCTGGCCCGACACCTTCACCATCGACCTCGTGACCCACGAGGGTGCCTGCCGCGGGGCGATCGTCTGGCACCCGGCCCACGGCAAGACGATCGTCTGGGCCCGGCGCACGATCCTCGCCACCGGCGGCGCGGGTCAGCTCTACCGGGAATCGACGAACCCGCCCGGCGCCAGCGGCGACGGTCTGGCACTGGCGTGGCGGGCGGGCGCGGAACTCCGCGACATGGAGTTCATGCAGTTTCATCCGACCGTGCTCTACATCGCCGGCGGCTCGCGCAGCCTGATCACGGAGGCGGTTCGCGGGGCCGGCGCCCACCTCGTCGATCGCGACGGCCGGCGGTTCATGCCCGACTTCGACCCGCGGGCGGAGTTGGCGCCGCGGGACGTGGTCTCGCGGGCGATCACCGTCGTCATGCACCGCACGCACCATGCCAACGTCTACCTCGACCTCTCGCACCTCGACGCGGACCTGGTCCGCCGCCAGTTTCCGGGGATGGCGGCGGTGTGCGCCAAGTTCGGTCTCGACCTCGCCCGCGACCGGATTCCTGTCCGCCCCGGCGCCCATTACATGATCGGCGGCGTGACGGTGGACGCCGACGGCCGGACGACGGTGCCCGGTCTGCTCGCGGCCGGCGAGGTCACCTCCAGCGGCCTCCATGGCGCCAATCGGCTGGCGAGCAACAGCCTGCTGGAGGGGCTGGTCTACGGCGGCCGTGCGGGCGCCGCCGCTTCCGCCGACGCATTGGCAGTCGCGGCAAGTGGCGCGGAGGAGTTTCGCCTGCCGCCGATCTCGTTCCCGCGCGCCGCCGACGTCGGCGGCGACGCCCAGGGGGCCCTCGACCTCGCCGACATCCGCAACTCGCTGCGGGCGCTGATGTGGCGCCAGGTCGGCGTGGAGCGGGCCGAGGAGCCGCTGGCGGAGGCGCTGGAGACGGTCGAGGGCTGGTGCCGCTACGTGCTGCCGCGGCAGTTCGCCGATCCGCAGGGCTGGCAGCTGCAGAACATGCTCGAAGTGGCGCGGCTCATGATCCGCAGCGGCCTGGTGCGGCGCGAGACCCGCGGCGTCCACTTCCGCTCCGACCATCCCCGGGCGGACGACGCCTGGCGGTCGCACATCGTCTGGCGCCGGGACGTGACGGAGCCGTTCCTGGAGCCGATCCCGCCGGCGCCGGTCGCCGCGGCCGGCGAGTTGCTCGGCCATCATGGTCCCCGACCCCTCCGTTAG
- the wspR gene encoding diguanylate cyclase response regulator → MLIVEVEAVTALDLSRELAGLGYDVCGVVDTSAEAVRLAMETRPDVVLVDVRLADGGDGIDTAREIARRHDTAIVFLTGQADEATLERALEVCPFGFLIKPFRARDLRVAIELALAKHAHDSAAVRDLHALASTDPLTGLANRRHLDAALHDAWTLSRQQGRSLAVVLADIDHFKGYNDSSGHLAGDTCLATVAGLIRAACSGPEAVLGRWGGEEFLIILPGADTDDARAVAERIVHAVSAARLPSAAPRAGGVVTVSAGVAVLPPEASGSANALLDLADSGLYAAKQGGRNRVAMVDHPPWKTPLAAADGPAVSG, encoded by the coding sequence GTGCTGATCGTCGAAGTTGAGGCGGTCACGGCCCTCGACCTGTCCCGGGAACTGGCGGGTCTGGGCTACGACGTCTGCGGCGTCGTCGACACCTCGGCCGAGGCCGTGCGCCTGGCGATGGAGACGCGGCCGGACGTGGTGCTGGTGGACGTGCGGCTGGCCGACGGTGGCGATGGCATCGACACAGCCAGGGAGATCGCGCGGCGGCACGACACGGCGATCGTGTTCCTCACCGGTCAGGCCGACGAGGCCACGCTCGAGCGGGCGCTGGAGGTGTGCCCGTTCGGATTCCTCATCAAGCCGTTCCGCGCCCGGGACCTCAGGGTGGCGATCGAACTGGCGCTCGCGAAGCATGCCCACGACTCGGCTGCCGTCCGCGATCTGCATGCCCTGGCGAGTACGGATCCGCTCACGGGCCTGGCCAACCGGCGCCACCTCGACGCCGCGCTCCACGACGCCTGGACGCTTTCCCGGCAGCAGGGTCGATCCTTGGCGGTCGTGCTGGCCGACATCGACCACTTCAAGGGCTACAACGATTCCTCGGGGCACCTCGCTGGCGACACCTGCTTGGCCACGGTTGCGGGCCTGATTCGCGCCGCGTGCAGCGGCCCTGAGGCCGTGTTGGGCCGCTGGGGAGGGGAGGAGTTCCTGATCATCCTACCCGGCGCCGACACGGATGATGCGCGAGCTGTGGCGGAGCGGATCGTGCATGCCGTCAGCGCCGCCCGCCTGCCTTCCGCCGCGCCGCGGGCCGGGGGTGTCGTCACGGTGTCGGCCGGTGTCGCGGTGCTGCCACCCGAGGCATCGGGCTCGGCGAACGCGCTGCTGGATCTGGCGGACTCCGGCCTCTACGCGGCGAAGCAAGGGGGACGCAATCGGGTCGCGATGGTCGATCACCCCCCGTGGAAAACGCCCCTGGCGGCCGCAGATGGCCCGGCCGTCAGCGGCTGA
- the fabZ gene encoding beta-hydroxyacyl-ACP dehydratase, with the protein MAPRDYIIHPDEYDVDRVIADIHEIRRWNMQRFEMEQLTAIIHEDHERCLCVGYKDVTQDEFWVRGHFPSVALMPGVMMCEAAAQLSSYFTRRYDLLQAKVIGFGGLEEVRFREPVVPGDRLVIAVEKIRVRPKAMIVCRFQGLVRDRIVVDGMIKGVPLPLEVLVPAAGGPEAGG; encoded by the coding sequence GTGGCCCCGCGCGACTACATCATCCACCCCGACGAGTACGACGTCGACCGGGTGATCGCCGACATCCACGAGATCCGCCGCTGGAACATGCAGCGGTTCGAGATGGAGCAACTGACGGCGATCATCCACGAGGACCATGAGCGGTGCCTGTGCGTCGGCTACAAGGACGTGACCCAGGATGAGTTCTGGGTCCGCGGGCATTTTCCCAGCGTTGCCCTGATGCCCGGGGTCATGATGTGCGAGGCGGCGGCCCAGTTGTCCAGTTACTTCACGCGTCGCTACGACCTGCTCCAGGCGAAGGTCATCGGCTTCGGCGGGCTGGAGGAGGTGCGGTTCCGCGAGCCCGTGGTTCCGGGCGATCGGCTCGTGATCGCCGTCGAGAAGATCCGCGTCCGGCCCAAGGCGATGATCGTCTGTCGCTTCCAGGGCCTCGTTCGCGACCGGATCGTCGTCGATGGGATGATCAAGGGCGTGCCGCTGCCACTCGAGGTGCTGGTGCCGGCGGCGGGCGGCCCGGAAGCCGGCGGCTGA
- the trmB gene encoding tRNA (guanine-N(7)-)-methyltransferase, with protein MPRRPPKKPDPAVDLSAHLLPLGGLPVPCDPATLFAGDAPLELEVGSGKGLFIAAAAAARPDRNFLGVEISAGYARLCAGRLAAGGAANARIVHGDATFLVRSLLPDRCLAAVHVYFPDPWWKARHRKRRVLSEPFLTHVGRTLVSGGELHVWTDVEEYFLEAMAAARATGLFASPRDEQAAEPRHDLDYRTHFERRTRLAGMPVWRAALVRTDAAAGCARVPPPLLQATGPDANPA; from the coding sequence ATGCCACGCCGCCCCCCCAAAAAGCCTGACCCCGCGGTCGACCTGTCGGCACACCTGCTCCCGTTGGGCGGCCTGCCCGTCCCCTGCGATCCGGCGACGCTGTTCGCCGGCGACGCTCCGCTGGAGCTCGAGGTCGGGAGCGGCAAGGGGCTGTTCATCGCGGCGGCGGCCGCCGCCCGCCCCGACCGCAACTTCCTCGGCGTGGAGATCAGCGCCGGCTACGCCCGGCTCTGCGCCGGCCGCCTGGCTGCGGGCGGGGCGGCCAACGCCCGGATCGTTCATGGCGACGCCACGTTCCTCGTGCGCAGCCTGCTGCCAGACCGGTGCCTGGCCGCGGTCCACGTCTACTTTCCCGACCCGTGGTGGAAGGCCCGGCACCGCAAGCGCCGCGTCCTGTCGGAGCCGTTCCTGACGCACGTCGGACGCACGCTCGTCAGCGGGGGCGAATTGCACGTCTGGACCGACGTCGAGGAGTACTTCCTGGAGGCGATGGCGGCGGCCCGGGCCACGGGTCTGTTCGCCTCCCCACGGGATGAGCAAGCCGCCGAGCCGCGGCACGACCTCGACTACCGCACCCACTTCGAACGCCGCACGCGGCTGGCCGGCATGCCGGTGTGGCGGGCGGCGCTGGTTCGCACCGACGCGGCGGCCGGGTGCGCGAGGGTTCCGCCACCGCTTCTCCAGGCGACGGGCCCGGACGCGAACCCGGCCTGA
- the purF gene encoding amidophosphoribosyltransferase, whose protein sequence is MAAGAAPGPAADPPGSPQMSDLQHECGLVAIYHLRTAEQSPLCPLQGQEEVSRLVPRMLLDIQNRGQLSAGMTVWNPARAQLLATYKDVGSVSEVFRMSHRGKYESLMEQHAGRAAIGHVRYATCGADDRGYAQPLERPHIQKRKWFAFGFNGQLANYPALRGEILAADDNHLARDNDTEVIMHAIGHELAGDADPDPVQMLAAISSRFDGAWNIALLDACGRLIVARDPLGIRPLVHAQLGPLVAAASESVALLNLGFPAESIRSLEPGTALLVDGENARVERFAASPRRAHCFFEWVYFANVASTMDDRSVYLTRKRLGEELARLETMPIDDDTVVVPVPDTSKAAADSMAYQLRIPSVEGLIRNRYTGRTFIDGAASRRQKAETKYTPLREVLEGKRVILVEDSIVRSTTMKVLLGRMRSLGLAREIHVRVACPPIVAPCFYGIDMSTIDELFAPEFLGGGPLTEEAQGAMAARLGADSLRYLPVEAVARSIGFAADELCQACLTGHYPTPAGERLYQIALGQTARGGSGRTYEAIPAG, encoded by the coding sequence GTGGCCGCCGGCGCGGCCCCTGGTCCCGCCGCCGACCCGCCCGGAAGCCCGCAGATGAGCGACCTCCAGCACGAGTGCGGCCTGGTTGCCATCTACCACCTGCGGACCGCGGAGCAGTCGCCGCTCTGTCCGCTCCAGGGGCAGGAGGAGGTGTCGCGGCTGGTGCCGCGGATGCTCCTCGACATCCAGAACCGCGGCCAGCTCTCGGCCGGCATGACGGTCTGGAACCCCGCCCGGGCCCAACTGCTCGCCACCTACAAGGATGTGGGCAGCGTCAGCGAGGTGTTTCGCATGAGCCATCGGGGCAAGTACGAAAGCCTCATGGAGCAGCATGCGGGCCGGGCCGCGATCGGCCACGTCCGCTACGCCACCTGCGGGGCCGACGACCGCGGCTACGCCCAGCCGCTGGAGCGGCCCCACATCCAGAAGCGGAAGTGGTTCGCCTTCGGGTTCAATGGCCAGCTGGCGAACTACCCCGCGCTCCGCGGCGAGATCCTCGCCGCCGACGACAACCACCTCGCCCGCGACAACGACACCGAGGTGATCATGCACGCTATCGGCCACGAGCTCGCCGGCGACGCGGATCCCGACCCCGTGCAGATGCTGGCGGCGATCTCGTCCCGCTTCGACGGCGCCTGGAACATCGCCCTCCTCGACGCCTGCGGACGGCTGATCGTGGCCCGCGATCCGCTCGGCATCCGACCGCTGGTGCATGCCCAGCTCGGGCCGCTCGTGGCGGCCGCCAGCGAGAGCGTCGCCCTGCTCAACCTCGGCTTTCCCGCAGAGTCGATCCGCTCCCTGGAGCCGGGCACGGCCCTGCTCGTGGACGGCGAGAACGCGCGCGTGGAACGGTTCGCGGCCAGCCCGCGCCGTGCCCACTGCTTCTTCGAGTGGGTGTACTTCGCGAACGTCGCCAGCACGATGGATGACCGCAGCGTGTACCTGACCCGCAAGCGGCTGGGTGAGGAACTGGCCCGTCTGGAGACGATGCCGATCGACGACGACACGGTCGTGGTCCCGGTGCCCGACACGAGCAAGGCCGCCGCCGACTCGATGGCCTACCAGCTGCGCATTCCGTCGGTCGAGGGCCTGATCCGCAACCGCTACACCGGCCGGACGTTCATCGACGGCGCCGCCAGCCGGCGGCAGAAGGCGGAGACGAAGTACACGCCGCTCCGCGAGGTGCTGGAAGGGAAGCGGGTGATCCTCGTCGAGGACTCGATCGTGCGCAGCACGACGATGAAGGTCCTGCTCGGCCGGATGCGGTCGCTCGGCCTGGCCCGAGAAATCCACGTCCGCGTGGCCTGTCCGCCGATCGTCGCCCCCTGCTTCTACGGCATCGACATGTCGACGATCGACGAACTGTTTGCCCCGGAATTCCTCGGCGGCGGCCCGCTTACCGAGGAGGCGCAGGGGGCGATGGCCGCCCGCCTCGGCGCCGATTCGCTCCGCTACCTGCCCGTCGAGGCGGTCGCCCGGTCGATCGGTTTCGCCGCCGACGAGCTCTGCCAGGCCTGCCTGACGGGCCACTATCCGACGCCGGCCGGAGAACGGCTCTACCAGATCGCCCTCGGCCAGACGGCGCGGGGCGGCTCGGGGCGGACCTACGAGGCGATCCCGGCCGGCTGA
- the proB gene encoding glutamate 5-kinase, giving the protein MTDSLRHEFVAAARMIVVKVGTRVLTGPDGLLDAARIESLGRQFDAVLAGGRQVVLVSSGAVGAGMGRMGLARRPEELAGLQAVAAIGQSCLIEAYERALRGRGRHVGQVLLVADDFQDRTRYLNIRNTLRALLDYGAIPVINENDTVSVEELRTSFGDNDRLAALVATLLGAPLLVLLSDVEGLFDRHPAEPGARILGHVSRIDAAVEGLARDRLGGLSKGGMASKIAAARIVTESGSGCIIASGRDDRVLERICAGEPVGTLFTGRTETMPAWKRWLGWSTDVRGAVVVDAGARDAVVAGGRSLLAAGITAVRGDFAAGDAVALETAGDRPFARGLVNYPATDLRRIVGLKTDAIAAVLGYCPYQEVIHRDNLAVTCRETASC; this is encoded by the coding sequence ATGACCGACTCCCTGCGTCACGAGTTCGTCGCCGCGGCGCGGATGATCGTCGTGAAGGTCGGCACCCGCGTGCTCACCGGACCCGACGGCCTGCTCGACGCCGCTCGAATCGAGTCCCTCGGCCGCCAGTTCGACGCCGTCCTCGCGGGCGGCCGGCAGGTCGTGCTCGTCAGTTCGGGGGCCGTGGGGGCCGGCATGGGGCGGATGGGGCTCGCCCGCCGCCCGGAGGAATTGGCCGGGCTGCAGGCGGTTGCGGCGATCGGCCAGAGCTGCCTGATCGAGGCCTACGAACGGGCGCTGCGCGGCCGCGGCCGCCACGTCGGGCAGGTGCTCCTCGTGGCCGATGATTTCCAGGACCGGACCCGCTATCTCAACATCCGCAACACGCTCCGCGCCCTGCTCGACTACGGTGCCATCCCGGTCATCAACGAGAACGACACGGTGAGCGTCGAGGAGCTACGGACGTCGTTCGGCGACAACGACCGGCTCGCGGCCCTCGTGGCCACGCTCCTCGGGGCACCGCTCTTGGTCCTTCTTTCCGACGTCGAGGGACTGTTCGACCGGCATCCTGCCGAGCCAGGCGCGCGGATCCTCGGCCATGTCTCCAGGATCGACGCCGCCGTGGAGGGGCTGGCCCGCGACCGGCTCGGCGGTCTTTCCAAGGGGGGAATGGCGAGCAAGATCGCCGCCGCCCGGATCGTCACCGAGTCGGGTAGCGGTTGCATCATCGCCTCGGGCCGCGACGACCGAGTGCTGGAGAGAATCTGCGCCGGCGAGCCGGTGGGGACCCTGTTCACCGGGCGGACGGAGACGATGCCCGCCTGGAAGCGGTGGCTCGGCTGGTCTACCGACGTCCGCGGCGCGGTCGTGGTCGATGCCGGGGCCCGCGACGCCGTCGTCGCCGGGGGACGAAGCCTGCTGGCCGCCGGCATCACGGCGGTCCGGGGTGATTTCGCCGCCGGCGACGCCGTCGCCCTGGAGACGGCGGGGGACCGGCCGTTCGCCCGCGGCTTGGTCAATTATCCCGCCACCGACCTGCGCAGGATCGTCGGGCTGAAGACCGACGCGATCGCCGCCGTGCTCGGCTACTGCCCGTACCAGGAGGTGATTCACCGCGACAACCTGGCGGTCACCTGCCGCGAGACGGCCTCATGCTGA